The stretch of DNA CCTAAGTGGCTTACTTTATCAGGGTGATATTTAATCGCCATTCGTCGGTAAGCTTTCTTTACCTCTTCATCACTTACATTTTTATCAATTTCAAGAATCTTGTAATCACCATCCACTTCTTTAAAAAACATTGCTTTTATAGAAGCAAAATCAACCGAAGTAATACCTAAATACGCTGCAATATCTTTAATCACGTTCAATTCTGCTACATCAACATTTCCATCAACCGAAGCAACACCAAACAACAAGTGAATCAACTGCAACCTAGCAGGATACAATGTGTATGCCTTAATTTGTAAACTAACATCCTGAACAGGAATGTCCTTTTTAAGAATTTCTCTTAAAGTAATTAAAAGTTCTTGGGTTCGTTCAGATCCAAACTGTTTAAGAAAAAACTGTTTAACATAATCTAACTCTGATTTAACGACCTTACCATCAGCTTTCATCACAGCGGCAATCAATACCAATAGGCCTAAACTAAAATCGTTGGGTTGATTTCTACCATGTGGTCTACCTGTAACAACACTCCCTTCAACACTAACTACTGAATCTATTGCCGAACCCACGGCAAAACCTAAAATAGCACCTATAGGACCACCAAAAGCCCAACCTATTCCACTACCTAACCACTTACCAAATTTTGCCATTTAAACTTAAAATTTGCCTCAAATGTAATAAATCCTGAAACAAGCTAAATTTTATTTTTTTAATTAACAAAATTTTTAAATCTTCGCAGATTCAAAATGCCAAAAGTTAATCCATATAAAATTACCCCTCCAGCTATTAAAAGCGGCACTATTTATTCATTTACAACCGATTCTGGAGTTAATTACGAAGTGCGATTTGGTAGAAAACAAGACAATATATTAAACGCCACAATAGTTTTTGGTGTAACCAACGACGAATATGAAGGTGAAGAATACAGCATAACAAACAAAGGAGAAGTTTATCAAGTTATGGCAACTATTGTTGAAGTTGTCCGTATTTATAAAGACGAACAC from Flavobacteriales bacterium encodes:
- a CDS encoding TerB family tellurite resistance protein, coding for MAKFGKWLGSGIGWAFGGPIGAILGFAVGSAIDSVVSVEGSVVTGRPHGRNQPNDFSLGLLVLIAAVMKADGKVVKSELDYVKQFFLKQFGSERTQELLITLREILKKDIPVQDVSLQIKAYTLYPARLQLIHLLFGVASVDGNVDVAELNVIKDIAAYLGITSVDFASIKAMFFKEVDGDYKILEIDKNVSDEEVKKAYRRMAIKYHPDKVSHLGEEFQKSAKEKFQKVQEAYENVKKQRGMN